The following proteins are co-located in the Mesorhizobium sp. M1E.F.Ca.ET.045.02.1.1 genome:
- a CDS encoding RidA family protein: MPKQCFGKSHVPLSPAVRAGDFVYISGQVPVGSDGLVVKGGIAEHAEQVLQNVKAALALAGCTMDDVVKTTVWLEDARDFGTFNTVYAKHFPKDPPARTTVESRLMIDIKIEIEAVAYRPV; the protein is encoded by the coding sequence TTGCCCAAGCAGTGCTTTGGAAAATCGCATGTCCCGCTCTCGCCCGCCGTGCGGGCCGGCGATTTCGTCTATATCTCCGGCCAGGTACCGGTGGGCAGCGACGGGCTGGTGGTCAAGGGCGGGATTGCAGAGCACGCCGAGCAGGTGCTGCAGAACGTCAAGGCTGCGCTGGCGCTTGCCGGCTGCACCATGGACGATGTGGTGAAGACCACCGTCTGGCTGGAGGATGCCCGCGACTTCGGCACCTTCAACACGGTCTACGCAAAACATTTCCCGAAGGACCCGCCGGCACGCACCACCGTCGAATCCCGCCTGATGATCGACATCAAGATCGAGATCGAAGCGGTCGCCTATAGGCCGGTCTAA